A genome region from Acipenser ruthenus chromosome 29, fAciRut3.2 maternal haplotype, whole genome shotgun sequence includes the following:
- the LOC117963918 gene encoding neuronal acetylcholine receptor subunit alpha-4-like isoform X1 produces the protein MGLLIQALRLLGVCMSIQVLSVCSHMRTRAHAEERLLKTLFTAYNKLSRPVANISDVVLVRFGLSIAQLIDVDEKNQMMTTNVWVKQEWHDYKLQWNPLEYENVTSIRIPSELIWRPDIVLYNNADGDFAVTHLTKAHLFHDGRIKWMPPAIYKSSCSIDVTFFPFDQQNCTMKFGSWTYDKAKIDLISMANNVDQLDFWESGEWVIINAVGTYNIKKYECCAEIYPDITYSFIIRRLPLFYTINLIIPCLLISCLTVLVFYLPSECGEKITLCISVLLSLTVFLLLITEIIPSTSLVIPLIGEYLLFTMIFVTLSIIITVFVLNVHHRSPRTHTMPDWVRRIFLDVIPRLLFMKRPALVKENCKKLIESLHKKASSPTFWSEIGVDQKLPTTPLESQESTDPSPTSPLCHPLEDTPPKPQILCKSSSSQYSILLEEPGQTSRSPPPALHHHLSFDEPRTIPKGRSFSVQYTSGESELPQTTTRCRSRSIQYCCLHEESSQTNGHSSSKCSRSPSFQLPHLKEEPFTPNPSQWKCKKVPETATASDRVSKVFNAKEQHLLLMSPSMKQAIEGVQYVADHLRAEDANFSVKEDWKYVAMVIDRIFLWVFIIVCILGTVGLFLPPWLAGMI, from the exons ATGGGGCTCCTGATTCAAGCGCTTCGGTTGCTGGGCGTCTGCATGTCGATCCAGGTGCTGTCAG TGTGTAGCCATATGAGGACAAGAGCCCATGCAGAGGAGAGACTTCTGAAGACCCTCTTCACTGCTTATAACAAGCTGTCCCGGCCTGTAGCCAACATCTCTGATGTAGTGCTGGTCCGCTTCGGGCTGTCCATTGCCCAGCTCATTGATGTA GATGAAAAGAACCAGATGATGACCACCAATGTCTGGGTGAAGCAG GAATGGCATGATTACAAACTCCAATGGAACCCTCTTGAATATGAAAACGTGACTTCAATTCGAATTCCATCAGAGCTTATCTGGAGACCAGATATTGTCCTTTACAATAA TGCCGACGGGGACTTTGCAGTGACTCACCTCACCAAAGCTCATCTTTTTCACGATGGCAGAATCAAATGGATGCCCCCGGCTATCTACAAGAGCTCCTGCAGCATTGACGTCACCTTTTTCCCTTTCGATCAGCAGAACTGTACCATGAAGTTTGGCTCCTGGACTTACGACAAAGCTAAAATAGACCTGATCAGCATGGCAAACAACGTGGACCAATTGGATTTTTGGGAGAGTGGGGAATGGGTCATCATCAACGCAGTCGGGACGTACAACATAAAGAAATACGAATGCTGCGCGGAAATCTACCCCGACATTACATACTCCTTCATTATCAGGAGGCTTCCTCTGTTTTACACTATCAACTTGATCATCCCTTGCCTTCTAATCTCCTGCCTGACCGTGTTGGTCTTTTATCTCCCTTCTGAGTGTGGGGAAAAGATCACCCTTTGTATTTCAGTGCTTCTATCATTGACTGTGTTCCTCTTACTAATTACAGAGATAATTCCTTCCACGTCCCTTGTAATTCCCTTGATCGGAGAGTACTTGCTGTTCACTATGATATTTGTAACACTCTCAATTATTATCACCGTCTTTGTCCTGAATGTTCATCACCGCTCGCCCCGTACCCATACGATGCCAGACTGGGTACGGAGGATATTCCTAGATGTCATCCCCCGACTCTTGTTTATGAAAAGACCTGCACTGGTAAAGGAGAACTGTAAAAAACTAATTGAGTCACTGCATAAGAAAGCAAGCTCACCTACATTCTGGTCTGAGATTGGGGTTGATCAGAAACTCCCGACCACGCCTCTGGAGAGCCAAGAGAGTACCGATCCCTCCCCTACTTCTCCATTGTGCCATCCGTTAGAGGATACACCACCTAAACCCCAAATCCTCTGTAAGTCATCCTCAAGCCAATACTCTATTCTTCTCGAGGAACCTGGTCAAACAAGCCGTTCTCCCCCTCCAGCCTTGCATCACCATCTAAGCTTTGATGAGCCGCGTACTATCCCCAAGGGCAGATCATTCAGTGTCCAGTACACAAGTGGTGAAAGTGAGCTCCCTCAAACCACGACTCGATGCAGATCCAGAAGCATCCAGTACTGCTGCCTGCATGAGGAGTCCTCCCAAACCAATGGTCATTCCAGCAGTAAGTGCAGCCGGTCGCCATCATTCCAGCTTCCTCACCTCAAGGAGGAACCATTCACTCCCAATCCAAGCCAATGGAAATGCAAAAAGGTCCCAGAGACAGCAACTGCATCTGACAGGGTTTCAAAGGTCTTCAATGCCAAGGAGCAACATCTTCTGTTGATGTCCCCTTCCATGAAGCAAGCCATTGAGGGGGTGCAGTATGTTGCAGACCATCTGAGGGCAGAAGATGCTAActtttct
- the LOC117963918 gene encoding neuronal acetylcholine receptor subunit alpha-4-like isoform X2 — MRTRAHAEERLLKTLFTAYNKLSRPVANISDVVLVRFGLSIAQLIDVDEKNQMMTTNVWVKQEWHDYKLQWNPLEYENVTSIRIPSELIWRPDIVLYNNADGDFAVTHLTKAHLFHDGRIKWMPPAIYKSSCSIDVTFFPFDQQNCTMKFGSWTYDKAKIDLISMANNVDQLDFWESGEWVIINAVGTYNIKKYECCAEIYPDITYSFIIRRLPLFYTINLIIPCLLISCLTVLVFYLPSECGEKITLCISVLLSLTVFLLLITEIIPSTSLVIPLIGEYLLFTMIFVTLSIIITVFVLNVHHRSPRTHTMPDWVRRIFLDVIPRLLFMKRPALVKENCKKLIESLHKKASSPTFWSEIGVDQKLPTTPLESQESTDPSPTSPLCHPLEDTPPKPQILCKSSSSQYSILLEEPGQTSRSPPPALHHHLSFDEPRTIPKGRSFSVQYTSGESELPQTTTRCRSRSIQYCCLHEESSQTNGHSSSKCSRSPSFQLPHLKEEPFTPNPSQWKCKKVPETATASDRVSKVFNAKEQHLLLMSPSMKQAIEGVQYVADHLRAEDANFSVKEDWKYVAMVIDRIFLWVFIIVCILGTVGLFLPPWLAGMI, encoded by the exons ATGAGGACAAGAGCCCATGCAGAGGAGAGACTTCTGAAGACCCTCTTCACTGCTTATAACAAGCTGTCCCGGCCTGTAGCCAACATCTCTGATGTAGTGCTGGTCCGCTTCGGGCTGTCCATTGCCCAGCTCATTGATGTA GATGAAAAGAACCAGATGATGACCACCAATGTCTGGGTGAAGCAG GAATGGCATGATTACAAACTCCAATGGAACCCTCTTGAATATGAAAACGTGACTTCAATTCGAATTCCATCAGAGCTTATCTGGAGACCAGATATTGTCCTTTACAATAA TGCCGACGGGGACTTTGCAGTGACTCACCTCACCAAAGCTCATCTTTTTCACGATGGCAGAATCAAATGGATGCCCCCGGCTATCTACAAGAGCTCCTGCAGCATTGACGTCACCTTTTTCCCTTTCGATCAGCAGAACTGTACCATGAAGTTTGGCTCCTGGACTTACGACAAAGCTAAAATAGACCTGATCAGCATGGCAAACAACGTGGACCAATTGGATTTTTGGGAGAGTGGGGAATGGGTCATCATCAACGCAGTCGGGACGTACAACATAAAGAAATACGAATGCTGCGCGGAAATCTACCCCGACATTACATACTCCTTCATTATCAGGAGGCTTCCTCTGTTTTACACTATCAACTTGATCATCCCTTGCCTTCTAATCTCCTGCCTGACCGTGTTGGTCTTTTATCTCCCTTCTGAGTGTGGGGAAAAGATCACCCTTTGTATTTCAGTGCTTCTATCATTGACTGTGTTCCTCTTACTAATTACAGAGATAATTCCTTCCACGTCCCTTGTAATTCCCTTGATCGGAGAGTACTTGCTGTTCACTATGATATTTGTAACACTCTCAATTATTATCACCGTCTTTGTCCTGAATGTTCATCACCGCTCGCCCCGTACCCATACGATGCCAGACTGGGTACGGAGGATATTCCTAGATGTCATCCCCCGACTCTTGTTTATGAAAAGACCTGCACTGGTAAAGGAGAACTGTAAAAAACTAATTGAGTCACTGCATAAGAAAGCAAGCTCACCTACATTCTGGTCTGAGATTGGGGTTGATCAGAAACTCCCGACCACGCCTCTGGAGAGCCAAGAGAGTACCGATCCCTCCCCTACTTCTCCATTGTGCCATCCGTTAGAGGATACACCACCTAAACCCCAAATCCTCTGTAAGTCATCCTCAAGCCAATACTCTATTCTTCTCGAGGAACCTGGTCAAACAAGCCGTTCTCCCCCTCCAGCCTTGCATCACCATCTAAGCTTTGATGAGCCGCGTACTATCCCCAAGGGCAGATCATTCAGTGTCCAGTACACAAGTGGTGAAAGTGAGCTCCCTCAAACCACGACTCGATGCAGATCCAGAAGCATCCAGTACTGCTGCCTGCATGAGGAGTCCTCCCAAACCAATGGTCATTCCAGCAGTAAGTGCAGCCGGTCGCCATCATTCCAGCTTCCTCACCTCAAGGAGGAACCATTCACTCCCAATCCAAGCCAATGGAAATGCAAAAAGGTCCCAGAGACAGCAACTGCATCTGACAGGGTTTCAAAGGTCTTCAATGCCAAGGAGCAACATCTTCTGTTGATGTCCCCTTCCATGAAGCAAGCCATTGAGGGGGTGCAGTATGTTGCAGACCATCTGAGGGCAGAAGATGCTAActtttct